The following coding sequences are from one Panthera leo isolate Ple1 chromosome E1, P.leo_Ple1_pat1.1, whole genome shotgun sequence window:
- the PER1 gene encoding period circadian protein homolog 1 isoform X2 — MNGPLEGADGGGDSGGGESFCPGGAPSPGPPQHRSCPGPSLADDTDANSNGSSGNESNGPESRGASQRSSHSSSSGNGKDSALLETTESSKSTNSQSPSPPSSSIAYSLLSASSEQDNPSTSGCSSEQSARARTQKELMTALRELKLRLPPERRGKGRSGTLATLQYALACVKQVQANQEYYQQWSLEEGEPCAMDMSTYTLEELEHITSEYTLRNQDTFSVAVSFLTGRIVYISEQAGTLLRCKRDVFRGARFSELLAPQDVGVFYGSTAPSRLPTWGAGASAGSGLKDFPQEKSVFCRIRGGPDRDSGPRYQPFRLTPYVTKIRVSDGAPAQPCCLLIAERIHSGYEAPRIPPDKRIFTTRHTPSCLFQDVDERAAPLLGYLPQDLLGAPVLLFLHPEDRPLMLAIHKKILQLAGQPFDHSPIRFCARNGEYVTMDTSWAGFVHPWSRKVAFVLGRHKVRTAPLNEDVFTPPAPSPALSLDSDIQELSEQIHRLLLQPVHSPSPTGLCGVGPAASPGPLLSPGSSSDSNGGDAEGPGPPAPVTFQQICKDVHLVKHQGQQLFIESRAWPPPRPRLPATGTFKAKTLSCQSPDPELEMVPAPVQAPLTLTPEEVERKEANGCSYQQINCLDSILRYLESCNIPSTTKRKCASSSCTTSSASDDDKQRTGPLPLGAKKDASAVLSGEGAAPQKEPVVGGALSPLALANKAESVASVTSQCSFSSTIVHVGDKKPPESDIIMMEDLPGLAPGPAPSPAPGPTVAPDPAPDAYRPVGLTKAVLSLHTQKEEQAFLSRFRDLGRLRGLDGSSPAPLAPGERGCHHGPAPPGRRHHCRSKAKRSRHHQTPRAEAPCFPSHPSPVPPSAPWPPPPATAPFPAMVQPYPLPVFPRGGPHPPPSAPASGPPAAFPAPLVTPMVALVLPNYLFPTPSGYPYGVPQTPAEGPPTPASHSPSPSLPPPPPSPPHRPDSPLFNSRCSSPLQLNLLQLEEPPRVEGGAVAGGTGSSAGPPPPSEEAAEPEARLVEVTESSNQDALSGSSDLLELLLQEDSRSGTGSASSGSGLGSGSGSGSHEGGSTSASITRSSQSSRTSKYFGSVDSSEAEAGTAPARAEPGDQVIKYVLQDPIWLLMANADQRVMMTYQVPSRDMASVLKQDRERLRAMQKQQPRFSEDQRRELGAVHSWVRKGQLPRALDVMACVDCGSSTRDPGHPDDPLFSELDGLGLEPMEEGGGEGGGGGGGSGEGEGGEEAGAQAGARASSSQDLAMEEEEQGGSPSSPALPATKNGTS; from the exons ATGAATGGCCCCCTGGAAGGGGCCGATGGGGGAGGGGACTCCGGCGGGGGGGAGTCCTTTTGCCCTGGAGGGGCCCCATCCCCTGGGCCGCCACAGCACCGGTCTtgccctggccccagcctggCTGATGACACAGATGCCAACAGCAATGGCTCCAGCGGCAATGAGTCCAACGGGCCCGAGTCCAGGGGCGCATCCCAGCGGAGCTCACACAGCTCCTCCTCTGGCAACGGCAAGGACTCCGCCCTGCTGGAGACCACTGAGAGCAGCAAGAG cACAAACTCTCAgagtccctccccacccagcagcTCCATTGCCTACAGCCTCCTGAGCGCCAGCTCTGAGCAGGACAACCCGTCTACCAGTGGCTGCAG CAGTGAACAGTCCGCCCGGGCCAGGACCCAGAAGGAACTCATGACGGCTCTGCGGGAGCTCAAGCTTCGGCTGCCGCCAGAGCGTCGGGGCAAGGGCCGCTCTGGGACCCTGGCCACGCTTCAGTATGCTCTGGCCTGTGTCAAGCAGGTGCAGG CCAACCAAGAATACTACCAGCAGTGGAGCCTGGAGGAGGGTGAACCTTGCGCCATGGACATGTCCACCTATACCCTGGAGGAGCTGGAGCACATCACGTCTGAGTATACGCTGCGCAACCAG GATACCTTCTCCGTGGCGGTCTCCTTCCTGACGGGCCGCATCGTCTACATCTCGGAGCAGGCGGGTACCCTGCTGCGCTGCAAGCGGGACGTGTTCCGGGGCGCCCGCTTCTCTGAGCTCCTGGCCCCCCAGGATGTGGGCGTCTTCTACGGTTCCACTGCCCCATCTCGCCTGCCCACCTGGGGCGCCGGGGCCTCAGCAG GTTCAGGCCTCAAGGACTTCCCCCAGGAGAAGTCTGTCTTCTGCCGTATCAG AGGGGGTCCTGACCGGGATTCAGGGCCTCGGTACCAGCCATTCCGCCTAACGCCGTATGTGACCAAGATCCGGGTCTCAGATGGGGCCCCCGCGCAGCCATGCTGCCTGCTCATTGCAGAGCGCATCCACTCGGGTTACGAAG CTCCCCGGATCCCTCCTGACAAGAGGATCTTCACTACTCGGCACACGCCCAGCTGCCTCTTCCAGGATGTGGACGAAAG GGCCGCCCCCCTGCTGGGCTACCTTCCCCAGGACCTCCTGGGGGCCCCAGTCCTCCTGTTCCTGCACCCCGAGGACCGGCCCCTCATGTTGGCCATCCACAAGAAGA TCCTGCAGTTGGCTGGCCAGCCCTTCGATCACTCCCCCATCCGCTTCTGCGCCAGGAATGGGGAGTACGTCACCATGGACACCAGCTGGGCTGGCTTCGTGCACCCCTGGAGCCGCAAGGTGGCCTTTGTGTTGGGACGCCACAAAGTGCGCAC GGCACCCCTGAACGAGGACGTGTTCACTCCTCCGGCCCCCAGCCCAGCTTTGTCTCTGGACTCTGATATCCAGGAGCTGTCCGAACAGATCCACAGGCTGCTGTTACAG ccgGTACACAGCCCCAGTCCCACCGGGCTCTGTGGGGTCGGCCCCGCCGCTTCCCCGGGCCCTCTCCTCAGCCCTGGCTCCTCCAGTGATAGCAACGGGGGTGACGCTGAGGGGCCCGGGCCTCCCGCCCCG GTGACCTTCCAGCAGATCTGTAAGGACGTGCACCTGGTGAAACATCAGGGACAGCAGCTTTTCATCGAGTCCCGCGCTTGGcctccgccccggccccgcctccctg CCACAGGCACCTTCAAGGCCAAGACCCTTTCCTGCCAGTCCCCAGACCCGGAGCTGGAGATGGTCCCTGCTCCGGTCCAGGCTCCACTCACCTTGACCCCtgaggaggtggagagaaaagaagCCAATGGTTGTTCCTACCAGCAGATCAACTGCTTGGACAGCATCCTCAG GTACCTGGAAAGCTGCAACATTCCCAGCACCACCAAGCGTAAATGTGCCTCCTCCTCCTGCACCACCTCGTCAGCCTCCGACGATGACAAGCAGAGGACAGGTCCGCTCCCTCTGGGGGCCAAGAAAG ACGCATCGGCGGTGCTGTCCGGGGAGGGGGCCGCCCCACAGAAGGAGCCGGTGGTGGGAGGCGCCCTGAGCCCGCTCGCGCTGGCCAATAAGGCAGAGAGCGTGGCGTCCGTCACCAGTCAGTGTAGCTTCAGCTCCACCATCGTCCACGTGGGAGACAAGAAGCCCCCGGAGTCGG ACATCATCATGATGGAGGACCTGCCTGGCCTGGCTccaggcccagcccccagcccagcccccggcCCCACAGTAGCCCCTGACCCAGCCCCAGATGCCTACCGCCCGGTGGGCCTGACCAAGGCCGTGCTGTCCCTGCACACACAGAAGGAGGAGCAGGCCTTCCTCAGCCGCTTCCGAGATCTCGGCCGACTGCGTGGACTTGACGGCTCCTCCCCGGCCCCCTTGGCCCCTGGCGAGCGAG GCTGCCACCACGGCCCCGCACCCCCCGGTCGCCGACACCACTGCCGATCCAAAGCCAAGCGCTCACGCCACCACCAGACCCCCCGGGCTGAAGCCCCTTGCTTCCCCTCCCACCCGTCCCCCGTGCCACCCTCTGCCCCCTGGCCGCCGCCACCGGCCACTGCTCCCTTCCCAGCCATGGTCCAGCCCTACCCTCTCCCGGTGTTCCCACGGGGaggcccccaccctcctccctccgcccctgCTTCCGGGCCCCCTGCAGCTTTCCCCGCCCCCCTAGTGACCCCAATGGTAGCCTTGGTGCTCCCTAACTACCTGTTCCCGACCCCGTCCGGCTATCCCTATGGGGTACCCCAGACTCCCGCTGAAGGGCCTCCAACCCCGGCCTCCCACTCCCCGTCTCCGTccctgcccccaccgccccccagccctccccaccggCCCGACTCTCCCCTGTTCAACTCGAGATGCAGCTCCCCACTCCAGCTAAATCTGCTGCAGCTCGAGGAGCCCCCCCGTGTTGAAGGGGGTGCTGTTGCAGGGGGCACCGGGAGCAGTGCTGGGCCCCCGCCtcccagtgaggaggctgctgaGCCAGAGGCCAGACTG GTGGAGGTAACGGAGTCCTCCAATCAGGACGCGCTGTCGGGCTCCAGTGACCTGCTGGAGTTGCTGCTGCAAGAAGATTCTCGATCTGGCACGGGCTCCGCCTCCTCGGGCTCCGGCTTGGGCTCCGGGTCCGGGTCCGGCTCCCACGAGGGAGGCAGCACCTCAGCCAGCATCACAC GCAGCAGTCAGAGCAGCCGCACGAGCAAGTACTTTGGCAGCGTTGACTCTTCTGAGGCCGAAGCCGGGACCGCCCCGGCCAGGGCTGAGCCCGGGGACCAGGTCATTAAGTACGTGCTCCAGGATCCCATCTGGCTGCTCATGGCCAACGCCGACCAGCGTGTCATGATGACCTACCAGGTGCCCTCCAG GGACATGGCCTCCGTGCTGAAGCAGGACCGGGAGCGGCTCCGGGCCATGCAGAAGCAACAGCCTCGCTTCTCAGAGGACCAGCGCAGGGAACTGGGTGCTGTGCACTCCTGGGTCCGGAAGGGTCAGCTGCCTCGGGCCCTCGATGTGATG GCCTGTGTGGATTGCGGCAGTAGCACCCGAGACCCCGGCCACCCTGATGACCCGCTCTTCTCGGAACTGGACGGACTGGGACTGGAGCCCATGGAGGAGGGCGGAGgcgagggtggtggtggtggtggcggcagTGGCGAGGGTGAGGGCGGAGAGGAGGCCGGTGCTCAAGCTGGGGCCAGGGCCTCAAGCTCCCAAGACCTGGccatggaggaggaggaacaagGTGGGAGCCCATCCAGTCCAGCCTTACCTGCCACGAAAAATGGCACCAGCTAG